One window from the genome of Desulforamulus ruminis DSM 2154 encodes:
- a CDS encoding response regulator, producing MRHRFFIVDDSLLQRTFLKSILTSHNHEVVGEATNGSEAIAMYPELQPDLVILDINLPDITGVQVLNEILCIDGKAKIIMVTSMGQSAYLKECLLLGARDFVIKPVAEHRLLKSIEAVMGSL from the coding sequence ATGCGTCACCGTTTTTTTATCGTGGATGATAGTTTATTACAAAGAACTTTTCTTAAAAGCATCCTTACCAGCCATAATCATGAGGTAGTGGGTGAAGCGACCAATGGTTCCGAGGCCATTGCCATGTATCCGGAGCTTCAACCGGACTTGGTTATTCTGGACATCAATCTGCCGGACATCACCGGGGTACAAGTTCTGAATGAAATTCTTTGTATTGACGGCAAAGCGAAAATCATTATGGTTACATCCATGGGGCAATCTGCCTATCTTAAAGAGTGTTTGCTTCTAGGTGCCCGGGATTTTGTAATTAAGCCGGTAGCAGAACACCGTTTATTAAAAAGCATTGAAGCGGTCATGGGCAGCTTATAG
- a CDS encoding LysE family translocator has product MDIMNILYFLGASVLLTLMPGPDILFVITESISKSQKTGIFIALGLCTGLIVHTTAAALGIAAVLYHSAVAFQVVKFAGALYLFYLAWQALRERGNSKEEVLSASAQQTFFALYRRGIFMNLLNPKVSLFFLAFLPQFVSPRAGSVALQMALLGVLFMLQSLVVFTTVALLANRFGKYLFNHEKSALWINRAKAGIYTFLGARLVFLSKES; this is encoded by the coding sequence ATGGATATAATGAATATTTTGTATTTTCTCGGAGCATCTGTCTTGCTTACGCTGATGCCCGGCCCCGATATTCTTTTTGTTATTACTGAAAGTATATCGAAAAGCCAAAAAACCGGAATTTTTATAGCTCTTGGATTATGTACCGGTCTGATTGTGCATACAACGGCTGCGGCTTTGGGAATTGCGGCGGTATTGTATCATTCGGCGGTAGCCTTTCAAGTGGTTAAGTTTGCCGGGGCCTTGTATCTTTTTTATCTTGCCTGGCAGGCCTTAAGGGAGAGAGGAAACAGCAAGGAAGAGGTTCTTTCCGCCTCTGCACAGCAAACTTTTTTTGCCCTGTATCGCCGTGGAATTTTCATGAATCTTTTGAATCCAAAGGTCAGCCTCTTCTTTTTAGCCTTCCTGCCGCAATTTGTTTCACCCCGGGCAGGTTCAGTAGCATTACAAATGGCCTTGCTGGGAGTCCTTTTTATGCTGCAGTCCTTGGTTGTTTTTACGACAGTTGCCTTGTTGGCCAATCGATTTGGTAAATATCTCTTCAATCATGAAAAATCAGCTCTTTGGATCAATCGGGCTAAAGCCGGAATATATACTTTCTTAGGTGCCCGCCTAGTGTTTTTAAGCAAAGAATCATAA
- a CDS encoding nitroreductase family protein translates to MNFQELIQKRYSVRAYKSDPVPPEALQQVLEAARLAPTAVNKQPFQLIVIHTEGRKEELKRIYKGNFFSEAPVLICICVIPAQAWSRKDGKNYGLVDATIAMDHLILAATELGLGTCWVAAFDPDAAREILGLPDEVEPVAFTPLGYPVDTPTHTSRKPLSELVRYERW, encoded by the coding sequence GTGAACTTTCAAGAGCTTATTCAAAAAAGATACAGTGTCCGGGCTTATAAAAGCGATCCGGTTCCCCCGGAGGCGCTGCAGCAGGTTCTTGAGGCGGCACGCCTTGCGCCCACTGCCGTAAACAAGCAGCCTTTTCAGTTGATTGTAATTCACACAGAAGGCAGGAAAGAGGAGTTAAAGCGTATTTATAAAGGCAATTTTTTCAGTGAGGCACCGGTATTAATTTGCATCTGTGTGATTCCTGCCCAGGCCTGGTCCAGAAAAGACGGAAAGAACTATGGCCTGGTTGACGCAACCATTGCTATGGATCACTTAATTCTGGCGGCAACAGAGCTTGGGCTTGGGACTTGTTGGGTGGCTGCTTTTGACCCGGATGCCGCCCGTGAAATTTTGGGACTACCCGATGAGGTTGAGCCAGTTGCTTTCACTCCATTGGGGTATCCGGTGGACACGCCCACCCACACCAGCCGCAAGCCCTTGTCCGAATTGGTAAGATATGAACGCTGGTAA
- the ribB gene encoding 3,4-dihydroxy-2-butanone-4-phosphate synthase: MNQTLLTQFGNPEERVERALDALRQGRGVLVTDDEQRENEGDIFFAAESLTTGQMAMLIREGSGIVCLCLPEEKVRALELPMMVQNNTSSFQTAFTVSIEAARGVTTGVSAADRVATVKAAVADQAGPQDLRRPGHVFPLKAKPGGVLERPGHTEANVDLMRLAGLKPYGVLCELTNPDGTMARLPEILAFSEKNDMPLVTVEDVIRYREMNE, translated from the coding sequence TTGAATCAGACTTTACTAACCCAATTTGGTAACCCGGAGGAGCGGGTCGAGAGGGCTCTGGACGCACTGCGCCAGGGCCGTGGTGTTCTGGTAACCGATGATGAACAACGGGAAAACGAAGGGGATATTTTCTTTGCTGCGGAGTCTCTGACGACTGGTCAAATGGCCATGTTGATTCGTGAAGGCAGCGGGATTGTCTGTCTTTGTCTGCCGGAGGAAAAAGTTCGGGCTTTGGAACTGCCCATGATGGTTCAAAACAACACCAGTTCTTTTCAAACGGCTTTTACGGTTTCCATTGAAGCCGCCCGGGGAGTTACTACCGGAGTGTCGGCCGCTGACCGGGTTGCCACGGTAAAGGCGGCCGTTGCCGATCAGGCAGGCCCCCAAGACCTTCGGCGCCCCGGCCACGTCTTTCCTTTAAAAGCCAAGCCGGGTGGGGTGCTGGAACGTCCGGGCCACACCGAAGCCAATGTTGATTTAATGCGGCTTGCCGGATTAAAACCTTACGGTGTACTGTGTGAGCTTACTAACCCGGATGGTACCATGGCCCGTTTACCGGAAATTTTGGCCTTCTCCGAAAAAAATGATATGCCGCTGGTTACTGTAGAGGATGTAATCCGTTATCGGGAAATGAACGAATAA
- a CDS encoding methyl-accepting chemotaxis protein: protein MAEYNWANAINLLKSVKTLLGSEYAVVVSDLETFKYYEPGTSLDHGVKAGDPIKPGSMTERVLQEKKRVVTKISDTSLYGTAYLGLGCPIYDTEGNVIGSVSVFQPTTTQDILVENARKLEESLDVIGQTTGGLTATSQQLAATATNLSGQADSINHSVQKTDAVLNLIKEVAAQTHLLGLNAAIEAARAGEQGRGFNVVAEEIRKLAARTTGSVKEIAETLNVIKEAIGDLSGQIHQIAAASEEQTASVEEISASVNEIVYMSKELYHIAERLNK from the coding sequence GTGGCAGAATATAATTGGGCAAATGCGATTAATTTATTAAAAAGTGTTAAAACATTACTTGGATCAGAATACGCAGTGGTTGTAAGTGATCTGGAAACCTTTAAATACTACGAACCGGGTACTTCTCTCGATCACGGTGTAAAAGCCGGAGATCCCATTAAACCGGGAAGCATGACTGAGAGGGTGCTTCAGGAGAAAAAACGTGTTGTAACCAAAATCAGTGATACCAGCCTTTACGGGACGGCCTATTTGGGTCTGGGTTGTCCCATCTATGATACGGAAGGCAATGTCATCGGCAGTGTAAGTGTTTTCCAACCAACCACCACCCAGGATATTCTGGTGGAGAATGCCCGAAAATTGGAAGAATCGCTGGATGTCATTGGACAAACTACCGGTGGTTTAACCGCTACCTCCCAGCAGTTGGCAGCCACGGCGACCAATTTGTCCGGACAGGCGGATTCCATTAACCATAGTGTACAAAAGACCGATGCAGTGCTGAACTTAATTAAGGAGGTGGCGGCTCAAACGCATCTGCTGGGCTTGAATGCAGCCATTGAAGCGGCCCGGGCCGGGGAACAGGGCCGGGGTTTCAATGTGGTTGCGGAAGAAATTCGTAAATTAGCGGCCAGGACCACCGGGTCCGTAAAGGAGATTGCGGAAACGCTGAACGTCATCAAAGAGGCCATAGGCGATTTAAGCGGTCAAATCCACCAAATCGCTGCGGCTTCCGAAGAACAAACCGCTTCCGTAGAGGAAATTTCCGCTTCAGTTAATGAGATTGTTTATATGTCCAAAGAGTTATATCATATTGCCGAAAGATTAAATAAATAA
- a CDS encoding stalk domain-containing protein gives MRRKSLGFLAIIFLAVGVFLPVAAFGATSSLKIGLPNQQVEDIQVTETKEEVFKKKGTLDFVLPKGVTFTSMPVVEVSDGDLKIDSIDNDFNSEGREYIAVKVKSESSVPSTIKISGIRLTVDRSVPDGPVYLELSGEAINETASVFPGSDVFKIQLGEVVGLTSDQSVAFSVGSQVYYDNGQAKVMDAVPYIKDSRTFVPLRFLLNAFGIEDEAIAFDNGKVTIHKGSQTIELFVAQKQMISDGKTVALDVSPEEQQGRVMLPVRAVAEILGAQVYFAEDQIIMTMAQ, from the coding sequence TTGAGACGAAAATCCTTAGGGTTTTTAGCCATAATTTTTTTAGCCGTTGGAGTATTTTTGCCGGTAGCCGCCTTTGGAGCCACCAGCAGCTTAAAAATTGGTCTGCCCAATCAACAGGTGGAGGATATCCAGGTTACGGAAACAAAAGAAGAGGTGTTTAAAAAGAAGGGCACCCTGGATTTTGTTTTGCCCAAGGGGGTTACCTTTACTTCTATGCCGGTGGTTGAGGTTTCGGACGGGGATTTGAAAATTGATTCCATCGACAATGATTTTAATTCAGAGGGAAGAGAGTACATTGCAGTGAAAGTGAAAAGTGAGAGCAGTGTGCCCAGTACCATTAAAATTTCCGGCATCCGGCTTACGGTGGATCGTTCGGTTCCGGACGGTCCGGTGTATCTGGAGCTTTCCGGGGAGGCCATCAATGAAACGGCCTCGGTTTTTCCCGGAAGTGACGTCTTTAAAATACAGCTTGGGGAGGTTGTTGGCTTAACCTCGGATCAATCGGTTGCTTTCAGTGTTGGCTCCCAGGTTTATTATGATAACGGCCAGGCCAAGGTAATGGACGCGGTTCCTTATATTAAAGACAGCAGAACCTTTGTACCCCTTCGTTTTTTACTGAACGCCTTTGGTATAGAGGATGAAGCCATTGCTTTTGACAACGGGAAAGTAACCATTCATAAAGGATCTCAAACCATTGAATTGTTTGTGGCCCAAAAACAAATGATTTCCGACGGCAAGACCGTGGCACTGGATGTTTCTCCGGAAGAACAGCAGGGACGGGTCATGTTACCTGTACGGGCTGTGGCAGAAATTTTGGGGGCTCAGGTTTATTTTGCAGAGGATCAAATTATTATGACCATGGCGCAGTAA